DNA sequence from the Bdellovibrio bacteriovorus genome:
GCAGGTTCCGACACTTTCAATCATCTGTGACGTTTGTTTGCCAGAAACTCTTCAGCCTTATAACCGCGATCCACGTCAGCTAGTTAAAAAAGCCATTGCTTATATGCAATCAACTGGAATTGCTGACACTGCTTATTTCGGTCCAGAAGCTGAGTTCTTCATCTTTGATGATGTTCGTTACGAACAAACTAGCAACTCTGCTTTTTACATGATTGATAGCGAAGAGGCTGCTTGGAATACGGGCCGCGATGAAGGTGGCCGTAACTTGGGTTACAAAGTACGTAGTAAAGAAGGTTACTTCCCTGCTCTTCCGACAGACACGCAACAAGATCTGCGCACAGAAATCTGCTTGGAACTAGAAAGATGCGGAATGCAAGTGGAGCGTCATCACCACGAAGTCGCTTCTGCGGGTCAAGGCGAAATCAATTTCCGATTCGATACCGCTTTGAACATGGGCGACAAAATGATGTGGTTCAAATACATCGTTAAGAACGTGGCAAAACGCTACGGTAAAACAGCGACGTTCATGCCAAAACCTGTTTTCGGCGATAACGGATCTGGAATGCACATTCATATGTCATTATGGAAAGATGGAAAAAATCTTTTCGCGGGTAACAAGTATGCGGGTCTTTCTGAAATGGCGCTTTATTATATCGGCGGCGTTTTGAAACATGCTCCTGCTCTTTGCGGTATCATCAATCCAACGACAAACTCTTACAAACGTTTGGTTCCTGGATTTGAAGCGCCAACAAAATTGGCTTACAGCTTTAAGAACCGTTCTGCAGCAATGCGTATCCCGAACTCGGGACCAAATCCTAAAGCACGTCGTATCGAGTTCCGTACTCCAGATCCAACAGCAAATATCTATCTTGCTGAGGCAGCGATCTTGATGGCGGGTCTTGATGGTATCATCAACAAGATTCATCCAGGTGATCCGCTTGATAAAGATATCTACGGTCTTCCTCCCCAAGAGGCGGCGGCTATCCCGTCAGTTCCAGGAACTTTGGAAGAAAGCTTGAATAATCTTCGCGATAACTGCAGCTTCTTGAAAAAGGGTGATGTCTTCAGTGAAGATCTGATCGAAACTTGGATCCAGTACAAAATCGACAAAGAGGTGCGTCCGGTACAGCAAAGACCTGTTCCGTACGAATTCCACTTGTACTACGACTGTTAATTGCGCTATTCAAAAGAAGTGGGGGCAAGCTTGCTTGCTCCCACTGGACATCTTTCCGTGGTTAGGGAATAATCTCTAAAAATACACAACTTAGGAAAAGACAATGGCATCAGACGACGTAAGAAATTTTATGGGTTATCTTTGGATCCGTCAGGAAGATGGTGTGATCACTATCGGCATCAACGAAGACGGTTTAGAAGATTTTGAAGAAATCTCTTCGGTAGAACTTCCGGCTGAACAAGAAAAAATCGACGCTGACGTTGTCATTGGTACTTTAGAGACAGACGATGGTCCATTGGATATTTATTCTCCTGTTTCTGGAACCGTGATCGAAGTGAACACTCAAGTCGTTGAAGATCCCTCTATCATTGTTGAAGATCCCTATGAAGAGGGTTGGTTGATCCGCATCGAGGCTGATGAAGACTACGATGACGAGGATGAAGACGAAGATGATGATGACGACGACGATGAGGATGATGAAGATTACGAGGACGATGAAGACTAAAAACCTTCGTTAAAAAGAAAAAGCCCCATTCCTGGGGCTTTTTTAATTTTTAAGCTAACAGCTTCGTCACCTGTGTCCCCGTTTCCCACCAATAAGGTTGATAAGGAAAGTGATTACCGCCAAAGCCAGGAATACCATCAATAGAAGGCGGCCGATTTCCATCGACATACCTGCGATTCCTGAAGCTCCGAAGATAAAAGCGACGATTGCGATGATGAAGAAGATAATCGCGGCTCTAAGCATTGGGACCTCCTTTTAATATTTCTACAAACGAAACTCACTTACATTATGGCTTGAGTAAATACCCAGTTAAAGATCGATTGAACGCGTGTGTTCACATACAAATGCGAAGTGACCCCGAAGTCCGTTTTTGTTACATATAGTTCATGAAGACCGCACGATTCGATAACTTAATTCTGTATACCATCTGCACGTTGATCTGGGGCTCTACGTACCTAGTGATCACATTCCAAGTCGATGCGGCCTCTCCGATAACTTCGGTCTTCTGGCGATTCTTATTAGCCGCGGCTCTGCTCTTTGGTTTTTGCTTCTTTAAAAAACAGAATCTTAAGTATCAGCGTCGAGAACATGTTCTTTTCGCCCTTCAGGGAATTTTCATGTTTTCCGTGAACTACATGCTGACCTATATCGCGGAAACAATGATCAGCTCTGGGATGGTGGCGCTGACCTTCACGCTTTTGATTTATTATAACATGTTCGGCATGAGGGTTTTCTTCAAAAAACCCATTAATCGCAGTGTGATTGTGGGCTCACTCTTAGGTGGCCTAGGAATTGTTTTTATTTTTCTTAACGAGATTCTGCATTTTGATACGAATTCAAAAACCATTCTTGGTCTTGTGATCGGATTTTTTGCGACCATGTCCGCTTCGATTGGAAACATGGTCGCGCAAAAAAGTTATCAATTGCGTATTCCCGTCTTAATCACAAACACCTGGGGAATGCTTTACGGAAGCATTTTCACGTTACTCGTAGCACTTATTCATGGCGATAGCTTAGCTATACCACTGAACGCACGTTTCTTAAGTGCGCTTCTTTACTTGGCGCTATTCGGCTCAGTCATCGCTTTTGGGGCTTATTTATCTTTGGCAGGAAAAATCGGTGCTGAAAAAGCGGCCTACACCAGCGTTATTTCTCCGGTGATCGCGATCACTCTTTCCAGTTTTTTTGAAAACTTTGTGTGGACGCCGTATATTATTACCGGCGTCGTTCTTTGTCTTTTAGGAAATATTCTTACTCTGACCAAGCGGGCGGGTTGATTCCCGGCGGTAAAAAGAAAACGCCTGACTGATACATCATAGACAGCACACGAGCACTGGATTTGCGAAGATCCTTTCCCTGAGGTGAACCATTATCAACGACAATCATTCCGTCTTCACCTGCGGATATGTATGTGTGGCCTGGTGATTTTCCAACTTGGTGCATGATAAAGCTACCAGTGATGGGACGATAAACAGAAGCATCCCAAGGAATCCAGCCAGCTCGATAAAGTGCTGCGGAGAAGTGCACCACCGCCGCCGTGTGATGCCAGATCAAAGGATTCTTTTTGTTTTCATTAAAGTCATCAGTGACCCGATAACCTGCGCGTTGATAAGCCTGTCTTAAAACTTC
Encoded proteins:
- a CDS encoding DMT family transporter — translated: MKTARFDNLILYTICTLIWGSTYLVITFQVDAASPITSVFWRFLLAAALLFGFCFFKKQNLKYQRREHVLFALQGIFMFSVNYMLTYIAETMISSGMVALTFTLLIYYNMFGMRVFFKKPINRSVIVGSLLGGLGIVFIFLNEILHFDTNSKTILGLVIGFFATMSASIGNMVAQKSYQLRIPVLITNTWGMLYGSIFTLLVALIHGDSLAIPLNARFLSALLYLALFGSVIAFGAYLSLAGKIGAEKAAYTSVISPVIAITLSSFFENFVWTPYIITGVVLCLLGNILTLTKRAG
- a CDS encoding DUF1328 family protein, which gives rise to MLRAAIIFFIIAIVAFIFGASGIAGMSMEIGRLLLMVFLALAVITFLINLIGGKRGHR
- the glnA gene encoding type I glutamate--ammonia ligase, which codes for MTGKDVLKFANEKGAKMVDLKFCDMIGTWQHLTVPLHQLTDETFENGFGFDGSSIRGWRGIEESDMIILPDPNTAMMDPFMQVPTLSIICDVCLPETLQPYNRDPRQLVKKAIAYMQSTGIADTAYFGPEAEFFIFDDVRYEQTSNSAFYMIDSEEAAWNTGRDEGGRNLGYKVRSKEGYFPALPTDTQQDLRTEICLELERCGMQVERHHHEVASAGQGEINFRFDTALNMGDKMMWFKYIVKNVAKRYGKTATFMPKPVFGDNGSGMHIHMSLWKDGKNLFAGNKYAGLSEMALYYIGGVLKHAPALCGIINPTTNSYKRLVPGFEAPTKLAYSFKNRSAAMRIPNSGPNPKARRIEFRTPDPTANIYLAEAAILMAGLDGIINKIHPGDPLDKDIYGLPPQEAAAIPSVPGTLEESLNNLRDNCSFLKKGDVFSEDLIETWIQYKIDKEVRPVQQRPVPYEFHLYYDC
- a CDS encoding glycine cleavage system protein H produces the protein MASDDVRNFMGYLWIRQEDGVITIGINEDGLEDFEEISSVELPAEQEKIDADVVIGTLETDDGPLDIYSPVSGTVIEVNTQVVEDPSIIVEDPYEEGWLIRIEADEDYDDEDEDEDDDDDDDEDDEDYEDDED